A genomic stretch from Rhodomicrobium vannielii ATCC 17100 includes:
- a CDS encoding FtsK/SpoIIIE family DNA translocase — translation MESRQRFLPKALAAEVRRLPWRVLGFSLVGIAAAIWLALISWSYGDPSPSYATTSQPHNWLGHRGASVADAMMQAFGLASPFLVFPISVFGFRISGGHIPSRPRLRLAYWAAAALLVPAFFAMFPTPKTWVLDTGLGGIAGDFAAALVAKATAAIAPSLLWPLFGLVLLPAGGWCLLRACGLNSKVLPAAFQLGGEAPAKGKGKAKAKEEPLIDKAAAWAKRVSQQGGGALAAFAHPGDYWLARVREETPAPAPSPAPAKAPRKPAPKAVEPSAFSDWGSRPSPSLGGSETRRVDAEPDGLFEDVRIEPFFGVRRSPSSSAGATANGMSDDDSEPVSPIRRLTGKAMETALNGAHKIMETGTAAAAAVKRQKPLIYVKAANDEPALRTDDDVLEHFTSALPPLSLLSSPPVASERPGAHDPMLMQRASGLMGVLGDFGVKGKMSGIYPGPVITLFELEPARGTKSSRVVGLADDIARSMSAVSARVAVVPGRDAIGIELPNAKREMVSLRGIIESNAFQDSQAALPLALGKSIGGEPIVVDLARMPHLLIAGTTGSGKSVGINTMILSLLYRLPPSQCNFIMIDPKMLELSVYDGIPHLLAPVVTDPKKAVAALKWTVKEMNTRYEKMSKLGVRNITSYNSRVAAAQLRGQPLKRVIQTGFDPDTDEPIEEEEIFDPVPMTYIVVVIDEMADLMMVAGKDIEFAVQRLSQMARAAGIHLIMATQRPSVDVVTGTIKANFPSRISFQVTSKIDSRTIIGEQGAEQLLGAGDMLYMAAGGRIIRAHGPFVSDEEVEHVAAHLKAQGFPNYRDDILEDPDAEDEAPRKGGGGGDSGDLYASAVDIVLKDRKPTTSYLQRRLGIGYNRAASLIERMEQEGIVGAPGRTGRREILIEERNRAS, via the coding sequence ATGGAGTCGAGGCAAAGGTTTCTGCCGAAAGCGCTGGCGGCCGAGGTGCGACGCTTGCCGTGGCGCGTTTTGGGGTTCTCGCTGGTCGGGATTGCGGCCGCGATCTGGCTTGCGCTGATAAGCTGGTCCTACGGCGACCCGAGCCCAAGCTACGCCACGACATCACAGCCGCATAATTGGCTCGGCCATCGTGGCGCGAGCGTCGCCGACGCGATGATGCAGGCGTTCGGGCTTGCCTCGCCCTTCCTCGTTTTCCCGATCTCGGTGTTCGGCTTCCGCATCTCGGGCGGTCACATCCCCTCGCGTCCGCGCCTGCGCCTCGCCTACTGGGCAGCGGCGGCGCTGCTCGTGCCGGCCTTCTTCGCGATGTTTCCGACGCCGAAAACGTGGGTGCTGGATACGGGGCTCGGCGGCATCGCGGGCGACTTCGCGGCTGCGCTCGTGGCGAAGGCAACGGCAGCGATTGCGCCTTCGCTCCTGTGGCCGCTCTTCGGTCTTGTCCTGCTGCCCGCTGGCGGGTGGTGCCTGCTTCGGGCCTGCGGGCTGAACTCCAAGGTTCTCCCCGCGGCGTTCCAGTTGGGGGGCGAGGCTCCGGCGAAAGGCAAGGGCAAAGCGAAAGCCAAGGAAGAACCTCTGATCGACAAGGCGGCGGCTTGGGCGAAGCGCGTCTCTCAGCAAGGCGGCGGTGCGCTTGCGGCGTTCGCGCATCCCGGCGATTACTGGCTCGCGCGGGTTCGCGAGGAAACGCCCGCGCCCGCTCCGTCGCCCGCCCCGGCAAAAGCGCCCAGAAAGCCCGCGCCGAAGGCCGTGGAGCCTTCGGCCTTCTCGGATTGGGGCAGCCGCCCGTCGCCTTCGCTCGGCGGGTCCGAAACGCGGCGTGTCGATGCCGAACCGGACGGGCTTTTCGAGGATGTTCGCATCGAACCGTTCTTCGGAGTGCGCCGCTCGCCGAGTTCATCCGCCGGCGCCACGGCGAACGGAATGTCCGACGATGACAGCGAGCCGGTTTCGCCGATCCGCCGCCTCACGGGCAAGGCCATGGAAACGGCGCTGAACGGCGCGCACAAGATCATGGAAACCGGCACAGCGGCCGCCGCAGCCGTGAAACGCCAGAAGCCGCTGATCTACGTGAAGGCCGCCAACGACGAGCCCGCGCTTCGCACAGACGACGATGTGCTCGAACACTTTACGTCCGCGCTGCCGCCGCTCTCGCTGCTGTCGTCGCCGCCCGTTGCCTCGGAGCGCCCCGGCGCGCACGACCCCATGCTGATGCAGCGCGCGTCCGGGCTGATGGGCGTGCTTGGCGACTTCGGCGTGAAGGGCAAGATGTCGGGCATCTATCCCGGCCCCGTCATCACGCTGTTCGAGCTTGAGCCCGCGCGCGGCACGAAATCCTCGCGCGTCGTGGGCCTCGCCGACGACATCGCACGATCCATGAGCGCCGTCTCGGCCCGCGTCGCCGTGGTCCCCGGCCGCGACGCCATCGGCATCGAATTGCCGAACGCAAAGCGCGAAATGGTCTCACTGCGCGGCATCATCGAGTCGAACGCGTTTCAGGACAGTCAGGCCGCGCTGCCGCTCGCGCTCGGCAAGTCCATCGGCGGCGAACCCATCGTCGTGGATCTAGCCCGCATGCCGCATCTGCTCATCGCGGGCACGACCGGCTCCGGCAAGTCGGTCGGCATCAACACGATGATCCTGTCGTTGCTCTATCGCCTGCCGCCGAGCCAGTGCAATTTCATCATGATCGACCCGAAGATGCTGGAGCTTTCCGTCTATGACGGCATCCCACATCTGCTCGCGCCCGTCGTGACCGACCCGAAAAAGGCCGTCGCCGCGCTGAAGTGGACGGTCAAGGAGATGAACACGCGCTACGAGAAGATGTCGAAGCTCGGCGTGCGCAACATCACGAGCTACAATTCCAGGGTCGCCGCCGCGCAGCTTCGCGGGCAGCCGTTGAAGCGCGTCATTCAGACCGGCTTCGATCCCGACACTGATGAGCCGATCGAGGAGGAAGAAATCTTCGATCCGGTGCCGATGACCTACATCGTGGTCGTCATCGACGAAATGGCCGACTTGATGATGGTGGCGGGCAAGGACATCGAATTCGCGGTGCAGCGCCTGTCCCAGATGGCGCGCGCGGCGGGCATTCATCTTATCATGGCGACGCAGCGCCCGAGCGTGGACGTGGTGACGGGCACGATCAAGGCGAACTTCCCGAGCCGCATCAGCTTTCAGGTCACGTCGAAGATCGACAGCCGCACCATCATCGGCGAGCAGGGTGCGGAACAACTCCTCGGCGCGGGCGACATGCTCTATATGGCTGCGGGCGGGCGCATCATCCGCGCGCACGGGCCGTTCGTGTCGGACGAAGAGGTGGAGCACGTCGCCGCGCATCTCAAGGCGCAGGGCTTCCCGAACTACCGCGACGACATCCTCGAAGACCCGGACGCCGAAGACGAAGCCCCGCGCAAGGGTGGTGGCGGCGGCGACAGCGGCGACCTTTATGCATCCGCCGTGGACATCGTGCTGAAGGACCGGAAGCCGACGACGAGCTATCTCCAGCGCCGCCTCGGCATCGGCTACAACCGCGCGGCCTCGCTCATCGAGCGGATGGAGCAGGAAGGCATCGTCGGAGCGCCGGGCCGCACCGGTCGGCGGGAGATTCTGATCGAGGAGCGCAACAGGGCGAGTTAG